The following are encoded together in the Danaus plexippus chromosome 15, MEX_DaPlex, whole genome shotgun sequence genome:
- the LOC116766342 gene encoding synaptogenesis protein syg-2-like, which translates to MCHDLTSHFEYKALSRAEEELPEKPKIFDEKDKEVIGTAGPYVEDSSLKLTCVVSGGRPMPRIRWWKEDKVIAKLDPVEDETRLSLLELRIPSLKRDHFEAVYSCTADNNAIVPPLRVNVQIQLYLRPLSVEILEREQPLSVGQETDIACKAVGARPPATITWWLGDKKMVVNTPQTNSEDRNETISFLRWTPRMENDGGVLICRASHPKLEHATLETTMTLDLHYVPIVELQLGSKLNPNDIEEGDDVYFECIVRANPPSYKVVWEHNGQVMTHNQRAGVIAGSAHLALQGVSRDQAGQYVCVASNVEGDGRSLPVSLQVIYKPICKNTVTAIVGAAINEAARVACEVDAFPLPKNFQWTLNNTLGTTELDAGKFTIEKSGRSILTYIPTSDMDYGSLACRATNLAGQQIEPCRYTLLPAVKPDPPGNCSTLNLTDDSAEIKCVAGYDGGLQTTYFVEAWEVDELIANVSTILPVWKLQGLGSGKALQLVFYASNARGRSEITTLRIHTLSRLALHTEAKNNYMIIDTNWALGIVAGALGTLAAVAVIAVLARRRQRPMEYDVPLQTMKASKGAMHSSNNSPIQDDKNPDVVPLGKDFNCTRDSELPPEPPPYGIALSNIQPVGASKSAHSLHDRANTPHTLNTPGSDGQSISTLTEDRRSLTSGTLSRRREVVTTRTTLLTNARESCV; encoded by the exons atgtgtcatGACCTCACTTCACACTTTGAATATAAAGCTCTAAGTAGAGCAGAAGAAG aaCTTCCagaaaaaccaaaaatatttgatgaaaagGATAAAGAGGTTATAGGAACGGCCGGACCATACGTAGAAGATTCCAGTCTCAAGCTCACCTGTGTTGTAAGTGGAG GTAGACCAATGCCACGCATACGATGGTGGAAAGAGGACAAAGTTATCGCTAAACTGGATCCAGTCGAGGATGAGACACGGCTCAGTCTCCTGGAACTAAGGATTCCCTCTCTAAAGAGGGATCACTTCGAAGCGGTTTACAGTTGTACAGCGGATAATAATGCGATAGTGCCACCTTTACGAGTCAACGTGCAAATACAATTGTACC TGAGGCCATTATCAGTCGAAATCTTGGAAAGAGAGCAACCTTTGTCTGTGGGCCAAGAAACGGATATCGCTTGTAAAGCAGTTGGTGCTAGACCACCTGCAACCATCACTTGGTGGCTTGGTGATAAAAAGATGGTTGTGAATACTCCACAAAcg aactcGGAAGACCGTAATGAGACGATATCGTTCCTACGGTGGACTCCGCGAATGGAAAACGACGGCGGAGTACTCATCTGCAGGGCATCCCATCCAAAACTAGAACACGCCACTTTGGAAACTACTATGACACTTGATTTGCact ATGTTCCCATAGTTGAACTACAATTAGGTTCAAAATTGAACCCTAATGATATTGAAGAGGGCGATGATGTTTACTTCGAATGCATAGTGCGGGCAAATCCACCGTCTTACAAAGTTGTTTGGGAGCACAAT GGTCAGGTAATGACACACAACCAACGTGCTGGAGTAATAGCTGGGTCGGCGCACCTCGCTCTACAGGGAGTGTCGCGGGATCAGGCCGGCCAGTATGTCTGCGTTGCTAGCAACGTGGAAGGCGATGGACGATCACTTCCTGTGTCTCTGCAAGTTATTT ATAAACCTATATGCAAGAACACCGTGACAGCAATAGTAGGAGCAGCTATCAATGAAGCAGCTAGAGTCGCTTGTGAAGTCGACGCTTTCCCACTACCGAAGAACTTTCAATGGACACTCAATAACACGTTGGGAACTACTGAGTTAGATGCG GGAAAGTTCACGATAGAAAAATCGGGTCGATCAATTCTCACGTACATACCAACTTCTGACATGGACTATGGGTCGTTGGCCTGTCGAGCTACAAACTTGGCTGGACAACAAATAGAGCCTTGCAGATACACCCTGCTACCGGCCGTCAAGCCTGACCCGCCTGGCAACTGTTCGACCTTGAACTTGACTGATGACTCAGCcgaaataaaatgtgttgCTG GCTATGATGGAGGTCTCCAAACTACGTATTTTGTGGAGGCATGGGAAGTGGATGAATTAATAGCAAATGTGTCAACAATACTTCCCGTTTGGAAGTTACAAGGGCTTGGATCTGGGAAGGCATTACAACTCGTGTTTTATGCTAGCAATGCGAGGGGGAGATCTGAAATAACAACGCTTAGAATACACACGTTGTCAAGATTAGCTTTACATACAG AAGCgaagaataattatatgataattgaCACAAACTGGGCCCTGGGTATTGTAGCGGGTGCTTTGGGTACGCTTGCTGCTGTTGCTGTAATTGCCGTCTTAGCTCGAAGGCGACAGAGGCCTATGGAATATGAtg tTCCATTACAAACTATGAAAGCGTCTAAGGGTGCAATGCATAGTTCCAACAATTCCCCTATACAAGACGACAAGAACCCAGACGTAGTACCTCTTGGAAAAG ACTTCAACTGTACAAGGGATTCTGAGCTCCCTCCGGAACCGCCGCCTTACGGGATAGCCCTATCGAATATTCAACCGGTGGGTGCGTCCAAAAGCGCGCACAGTCTCCACGATCGAGCGAACACGCCGCATACTCTTAATACGCCTGGATCCGATGGACAG AGCATCAGTACACTGACTGAGGATCGGAGGAGTTTGACGAGTGGAACACTATCGCGGAGGAGAGAGGTCGTCACGACTAGGACCACACTCTTAACCAACGCCAGAGAGAGTTGTGTGTAA